The Ramlibacter algicola genome segment ATCGGCGGCAAGGATTCGACCGCGGACCTCGGCAAGGCGATCGCCGAAGCACTGTGAGCACGCGCTCGCAATGCGCGTGACATAAGTGGCCGCGGCCCTGTTGTAAACCTGCGAGCCTTATTGACACGCCCGGGGGCGCTGGCTCTAATCGGCGACAGTGGCCTCAGTGCCGCGCAAGAACGTCTCCCCTCCCGGCAGGCCTGCGGCTCGCCGGGGTGGGAGACAAAATTTTCTGGGAAGACGACCTGTTTCCTGACTTTTCGTCCAAGAGGGGCTCCTGTGAACAAAACCGAACTGATTGAGCACATCGCGAAGCACGCCGACATCTCCAAGGCGGCGGCGACGCGCGCGCTCGAATCCATGATCGGCGCCGTCAAGACGACGCTGAAGAAGGGCGGCTCCGTCTCGCTCGTCGGATTCGGCACCTTCGCCGTCGGCAAGCGCGCCGCCCGCAGCGGCCGCAATCCCCGCACCGGCCAGCAGATTAAAATCAAGGCTGCCAAGGTGCCCAAGTTCCGTCCTGGCAAGGCGCTCAAGGACGCGCTGAACTGAAGGCGGTCATGAGGGGTGCTTAGCTCAGCTGGTAGAGCGGCGCCCTTACAAGGCGTAGGTCGGCGGTTCGATCCCGTCAGCACCCACCAAGCGAAGGCGAACGGCAGTTCGCCTTTTTCGTTTTCCGGGCCCCCAGAGTCCCACGTACCGAGAGTCGCGCATGTTTGA includes the following:
- a CDS encoding HU family DNA-binding protein, whose amino-acid sequence is MNKTELIEHIAKHADISKAAATRALESMIGAVKTTLKKGGSVSLVGFGTFAVGKRAARSGRNPRTGQQIKIKAAKVPKFRPGKALKDALN